One segment of Odontesthes bonariensis isolate fOdoBon6 chromosome 1, fOdoBon6.hap1, whole genome shotgun sequence DNA contains the following:
- the ctsd gene encoding cathepsin D, producing MRSLFLCVLAALALTNDALVRIPLKKFRSIRRELTDSGRAAEELLADKHSLKYNLGFPSSNGPTPETLKNYLDAQYYGEIGLGTPSQPFTVVFDTGSSNLWVPSVHCSLLDIACLLHHKYNAAKSSTYVKNGTSFAIQYGSGSLSGYLSQDTCTIGDLSVEKQLFGEAIKQPGVAFIAAKFDGILGMAYPRISVDGVAPVFDNIMSQKKVEQNIFSFYLNRNPDTEPGGELLLGGTDPKYYTGDFNYVNVTRQAYWQIHVDGLAIGSQLSLCKDGCEAIVDTGTSLITGPSAEVKALQKAIGALPLIQGEYMVSCDKIPSLPVITFNVGGQTYSLTGEQYVLKESQAGKTICLSGFMGLDIPAPAGPLWILGDVFIGQYYTAFDRENNRVGFAKSK from the exons ATGAGGAGCCTGTTTCTGTGCGTGCTGGCGGCGTTAGCGCTCACCAACGACGCCCTGGTCCg GATTCCCTTAAAGAAATTCCGCTCCATCAGACGCGAGCTGACCGACTCCGGCAGAGCAGCCGAGGAGCTTCTGGCCGACAAACACTCCCTGAAGTACAACCTTGGCTTCCCCTCCAGTAATGGACCCACTCCAGAAACCCTGAAGAACTACCTCGAC GCTCAGTATTACGGTGAGATCGGTTTGGGCACTCCTTCCCAGCCCTTCACCGTGGTGTTTGACACGGGTTCGTCCAACCTGTGGGTGCCCTCCGTTCACTGCTCCCTGCTGGACATCGCGTGCC TGCTGCACCACAAATATAACGCCGCTAAATCCAGCACATACGTGAAGAACGGCACCTCCTTCGCCATCCAATACGGATCGGGCAGTTTGTCGGGATACCTCAGTCAGGACACGTGCACT ATTGGGGACCTATCGGTGGAGAAGCAGCTTTTCGGTGAGGCCATCAAGCAGCCCGGCGTGGCCTTCATCGCAGCCAAGTTCGATGGGATCCTCGGCATGGCTTACCCCCGGATCTCTGTGGACGGGGTGGCTCCGGTGTTCGACAACATCATGAGCCAGAAGAAGGTGGAGCAGAACATCTTCTCCTTCTACCTGAACAG GAACCCGGACACCGAGCCCGGCGGCGAGCTGCTGCTGGGAGGAACCGACCCCAAATACTACACCGGCGACTTCAACTACGTCAACGTCACCCGTCAGGCCTACTGGCAGATCCACGTGGACGG TCTGGCCATCGGCAGCCAGCTGAGTCTGTGTAAGGACGGCTGCGAGGCCATCGTGGACACCGGGACGTCCCTGATCACCGGCCCATCGGCGGAGGTCAAGGCCCTGCAGAAGGCCATCGGAGCGCTTCCACTCATCCAGGGGGAG taCATGGTGAGCTGCGATAAGATCCCATCGCTGCCCGTCATCACCTTCAACGTGGGCGGACAGACCTACAGTCTGACCGGAGAGCAGTACGTCCTCAAG GAGAGTCAGGCAGGGAAGACCATTTGTCTGAGCGGCTTCATGGGTCTGGACATCCCCGCCCCCGCCGGGCCGCTGTGGATCCTGGGAGACGTGTTCATCGGTCAGTACTACACGGCGTTCGACCGCGAGAACAACAGGGTCGGCTTCGCCAAGTCGAAGTAA